One window of the Solanum stenotomum isolate F172 chromosome 11, ASM1918654v1, whole genome shotgun sequence genome contains the following:
- the LOC125845541 gene encoding histidinol-phosphate aminotransferase, chloroplastic isoform X4: MLTRTTMALLQRQVNEALGAMKFPYIYPDPESRTLRAALAKDSGLESEYILAGCGADELIDLIMRCILDPGDKIVDCPPTFTMYEFDAAVNGADVIKVSRNPDFSLDVEQIAEVVEREKPKCIFLTSPNNPDGSIIDDETLLKILHLPILVILDEAYVEFSGMESKMKWVKKHENLIILRTFSKRAGLAGLRVGYGAFPRSIIEFLWRAKQPYNVSVAAEVAACAALKNPAYLENVKVALVRERERLFNLLKEVPFLDPYPSYSNFILRKVTSGMDAKKLKEDLATMGVMIRHYNSKELKGYVRVSVGKPEHTEALMKCLKHFY; this comes from the exons ATGCTAACGAGAACCACTATGGCCCTCCTCCAGAGGCAA GTAAACGAAGCTTTGGGGGCTATGAAATTTCCGTATATTTATCCTGATCCTGAAAGCCGTACGTTGCGTGCGGCTCTTGCTAAAGATTCTGGCCTTGAATCTGAATATATTCTTGCAGGGTGCGGTGCAGATGAACTCATTGATTTAATAATGAG ATGCATATTGGATCCTGGTGACAAGATTGTTGACTGCCCACCCACTTTCACAATGTATGAATTTGATGCAGCTGTAAATGGTGCAGATGTCATCAAGG TGTCTAGGAACCCAGATTTTAGCCTGGATGTAGAACAGATTGCTGAAGTGGTTGAACGTGAGAAACCAAAGTGCATATTTCTGACATCACCTAATAATCCTGATGGGAG TATAATTGATgatgaaactcttttgaaaatacTTCACCTGCCCATATTGGTAATATTGGATGAAGCATATGTTGAGTTTTCTGGAATGGAGTCTAAGATGAAGTGGGTGAAGAAGCATGAGAATCTGATTATTCTCCGCACGTTCAGCAAAAGAGCTG GTTTAGCTGGACTAAGAGTAGGATATGGAGCATTTCCACGGAGTATTATTGAATTCCTTTGGCGAGCAAAGCAACCATATAATGTGTCTGTTGCTGCTGAAGTTGCTGCTTGCGCTGCTTTAAAGAACCCCGCTTATCTGGAG AATGTGAAAGTGGCTCTGGTGCGAGAAAGGGAGAGGCTTTTTAATCTCTTGAAAGAAGTCCCATTTCTTGATCCATACCCTAGCTATTCTAATTTCATTCTCCGTAAGGTTACATCTGGAATGGATGCTAAGAAATTGAAG GAAGACCTTGCGACTATGGGAGTGATGATCCGTCACTACAACAGCAAGGAGCTGAAGGGATATGTCCGTGTGTCTGTAGGCAAGCCCGAGCACACCGAGGCATTAATGAAATGCCTCAAGCACTTCTATTGA
- the LOC125845541 gene encoding histidinol-phosphate aminotransferase, chloroplastic isoform X5, whose translation MKFPYIYPDPESRTLRAALAKDSGLESEYILAGCGADELIDLIMRCILDPGDKIVDCPPTFTMYEFDAAVNGADVIKVSRNPDFSLDVEQIAEVVEREKPKCIFLTSPNNPDGSIIDDETLLKILHLPILVILDEAYVEFSGMESKMKWVKKHENLIILRTFSKRAGLAGLRVGYGAFPRSIIEFLWRAKQPYNVSVAAEVAACAALKNPAYLENVKVALVRERERLFNLLKEVPFLDPYPSYSNFILRKVTSGMDAKKLKEDLATMGVMIRHYNSKELKGYVRVSVGKPEHTEALMKCLKHFY comes from the exons ATGAAATTTCCGTATATTTATCCTGATCCTGAAAGCCGTACGTTGCGTGCGGCTCTTGCTAAAGATTCTGGCCTTGAATCTGAATATATTCTTGCAGGGTGCGGTGCAGATGAACTCATTGATTTAATAATGAG ATGCATATTGGATCCTGGTGACAAGATTGTTGACTGCCCACCCACTTTCACAATGTATGAATTTGATGCAGCTGTAAATGGTGCAGATGTCATCAAGG TGTCTAGGAACCCAGATTTTAGCCTGGATGTAGAACAGATTGCTGAAGTGGTTGAACGTGAGAAACCAAAGTGCATATTTCTGACATCACCTAATAATCCTGATGGGAG TATAATTGATgatgaaactcttttgaaaatacTTCACCTGCCCATATTGGTAATATTGGATGAAGCATATGTTGAGTTTTCTGGAATGGAGTCTAAGATGAAGTGGGTGAAGAAGCATGAGAATCTGATTATTCTCCGCACGTTCAGCAAAAGAGCTG GTTTAGCTGGACTAAGAGTAGGATATGGAGCATTTCCACGGAGTATTATTGAATTCCTTTGGCGAGCAAAGCAACCATATAATGTGTCTGTTGCTGCTGAAGTTGCTGCTTGCGCTGCTTTAAAGAACCCCGCTTATCTGGAG AATGTGAAAGTGGCTCTGGTGCGAGAAAGGGAGAGGCTTTTTAATCTCTTGAAAGAAGTCCCATTTCTTGATCCATACCCTAGCTATTCTAATTTCATTCTCCGTAAGGTTACATCTGGAATGGATGCTAAGAAATTGAAG GAAGACCTTGCGACTATGGGAGTGATGATCCGTCACTACAACAGCAAGGAGCTGAAGGGATATGTCCGTGTGTCTGTAGGCAAGCCCGAGCACACCGAGGCATTAATGAAATGCCTCAAGCACTTCTATTGA